The genome window ttgaccctttaaaccCTCTGGGATTTGAGTTTCATGTGACAGAACTTCACACACTATTAAGCCATCCTTTCAGCAACAGGAATGGTTCACAGAAATTCTTCCAAAGACCTACCAGCTTGGTTGTTGTTTGGTCACATAGGaaacacatctgtgtgtctTTAAGCTTTTTCTTGATTAGCACACTCCCACTTTGCCCTGCTAACTCTAGTTAGTGGAGCTCCAGGCTAATGTTATGGTATAGTTAAGGACTATTGTCCTGTTGTGCTTGTAAGCAACTGGCTTTGCAATTTACTATTAAGAGACTCTGTAATAACAACTAACAAAGcgtaaaatcaaaaatacaaaaacaaaagctccAAGTTCACATTCAAAGTGTTTTTGCCAAAGGTGGTTCAAAGGTTCATTTAACCTGAAGCATCTTTTTCAAGTCATCTTCATCAGCTCACATGCTGGGGAACTTAAAACCCTGGAGACTTTCCTGTTCAAAAGTTCCACCGAACATAAACACAGATACAACGATCAAGCAAGCTTCAATGGGAGGTATCAGAGGgtgaaatgttttcagtaaGTGCAACGTCTATTTTCAGCAAATGTGGGTGTTGATCGGCTACCCACAACTGTGCTGTACCCGGATCCAGAAGATTCTCATCCTCTCACatagtgagagagacagacagacagagagacagagagggagagagcatcAGTGGGGAAAAGGGCTTTTGATAGATTGCAAGGCGCGGCTTTGGCTAAAATAAGCTTATGGCAAAATATGTTGGCAGTGTCTCCTACTGTGCCCTATATGAGCTAATTTCCACTAACCAAGCACTTGAGTTCAGGGATTTGAAGTTACCCTTACAGATACAGAAATGCTGTCATAGGTATCGACTGAATTTCAACAATGTCATGTTTATAGTGCAGTAGACACAATGCAGCAGCTAGCAAGGTTACAAAAGCATCTCAAAAATCAAAGATGTTCCCTAGAAAAGCATTTTTATATGCAAAGAACAAGCTCCGATCCTACAGTGGAGAACTGAGACTCCCAGTGTTGACGCCTCCAAAACGTTGCTACTGTAAGTCTACATTATatttctgtgcgtgtgtgtgtctgtgtgtctgcgtaCTTTTTTTAGGCAAAAGAAGAACTGTTCCCAGACGTACCATTCGAGGGCAAAGGCAAAAGGGATGACAATTCTTTAAGACATCCTTTCCACTGAGCACTTAGCAGTCGACCAGATAAAGAGTAACAGTTCGGCCATTGTCTCATGTTACCATTCTTCTAGATCACCGTGTCTCTCTATTGAACAAGATGCTTGAGAAAAAGCTGAGGCAGAGTCTGGCTCGGTCTACACTCACAGTATTACAGCCATGCTAGGACTTCCATGTGATGTGAACAATTGAAATGCAGCAGCTTGTAACATTGGAAAAGTATGGACTTTTTTAAGCTAAAGGTTGTTTAAAAAGAAAGCCAACATGTCAGCTACTTCTCCTCACTATACACTCACAGTATTAGTTTATGGTGTGTGGGGACTCTGGTGCAGGTGGTAATCTTGTCATATTATCCTTGTTTTAAGAAAGTGGTTCTACAGTGattttgtggttgttgttgtgttttcttttgtttttgcagctcCATCAGCCCACGCTTGTCCCTTTGTTGTGCAAGACGGATATTTCCATTCCACAAAGCTACTCGGACTGAAAGagagggaagtgaacagagaGGCCAGTTAGAGGAGAGTGTTGTCTGGCAGCATGCATTTTTCAATCTGGGCCTGTTACCCAACACCAGCTCCGCTGTTTCAATGACATTACAGTAATCCAGAGATAATGAGATGTCCCTGAAATGGACAGTGAGTgtatcaaaaacacacagagggacttttttctttttgcttacAGCCTGCTGCACTAATTCTGTTAATTcaaatgtttctgctttaaaaaaagttataaccctttttttttttaatgtgttccTTTTTTATCAGCACGTTAGCACTTTACAAGAATACTTGTGAAAATATGCTAACCAGGCAGGCAATTCAAGACTTACAGCTGTGGATGAGTGGCTCATTTTGTCAAAACGGAACTTCAAGTTTGACCGCGGTGATGTCTTACTTCTCCCATCTGCTAAATATAGAAATGAAAAGAAGGAAATACTCATTGGAGGTCATCTCTATGGTGTCAGTCTGTTAAAATGTTGACAGTGTAGGATCTAAATACTctctgtgtgtctatgtgtaaaATTGTAGGTTTACCTGTTGGACTGCGGCACATGATGACCGGGGTACCTGATCCCTGGCTGTCGACGCTGAGGGCAGGACTAAAGGCGGAGGAGGACGCTATGGAGGGATGGCTAACCTGGGGGATAGAGAGAGCAGAAAGACGTTTAAcatgaaggaagaaagaaaaagaggctCAATGAGTCAAGGAAGTGATATTTTGCCAAAGTTGACTTAAACCTTCCCATCAGAAAAGTTAGAGGCACTGAATGTCGGGCAGGAAGTACAACTGGAAGTTGAGAGGAAAGGATGCTTTGCAGGGAAGAGCCATCAtaacttgtctttttttattatcatttgcATAATATAGGTTAAGTGTTTTCGACTAGCGGAAATCTTTATGATGCAAATTCATTATGAGtagttttaaagaaatacagtaGTTCAACAGTTTGGAAAGTACACttattcacatttgtgaagctacagccagcagccgcttatcttagcttagcataaagacttgaaacaggaggaaacagctagcctggctctgtccaaatgtaacaaaaatccccctaccagcacatctaaagctcgctaattaacacgtttgttcaaaaaccaaagtgtaaaaaccaaAAGCTGTTTTACAAGGgatatgtgctggactatttcttggccaacTTTCTTGAGTCTTTTCCCAgaaccacaacttgttgtttttacacttttttgtacggattgaacaaacaagatataacatattaatttgtgagctttataggtgctggtaggtggattgtgttacctttggacagagccaggctgtttTCCATGGTTTCCTCTTTTTGCTAACCTAAGCTAAacgtctgctggctgtagctttattgTTCCCATACAGAGTTACaggagtggtatcgatcttcttcTCTAACGCTCAGCAAGAAATCGGACAATCGTATTTCCAAAAATttggaactattcctttaaactaaTCAAACTTCAATGAGGagaaggcaaagaaaagcattaaTTGATCTAATTTTCCCTTGTGATGATCACTGGTGTACTTTACTGCTACAGCAGATCATGCATCAAGCACTACTTTAACTCTTTTCTCTGGCCTTAAATCATCAGCATGACATTTTTAACAGCACACTGTGCATCTGTGCACACTGTTTCCCATCCAGTTAAATGGTGAGAGTTGACAGCATTtctgacataaaataaaacaacactgataAGCAGTGTCATCTGATACACAGCAAGTGGGGGGAGCTGTAATCATTATAATCAATGTGCTGACAGGCAACACTCTCTATTCGACAGTTCTTGGTAATTACAGAGTATTTCATCCATGAAAGCTTTGACAGTAGCAACAACCTCACACTCCTTTAAGAATGTGTTTCCAGTTCTGCTTTCTCCACTTTAAACCCAAACACTAATGACAAGCTCACTACAATCTAAACAACAGATGAAGCGGGACAGaagtttgtgattttattaCACATTTTCTTCCTTATTGACTTTGTTAAAACAAACTGTGAGTGCTATACTGACTGTCTCCAGTTCTTCCAGAGCTTCTGTTTCGCCCGTGgtgctgctgaagctgctggtGCTGGATGAAGAACGAGAGATGTTCGGCCTGCCGCCGCTGCACTCTTTGAGCTTGATAAACGGCCTGTGGAGGAAAACAGCGGGGAACACAGATGtagaaaagctgcaaataatTTGTTCTACAGAGCACTTTGACAGAAGAACTGGGAAAGAAGCATTAATTTCATCTAAAATGAAAATCTTTTGATTACACATCTGTAGTGACCCCATATCAGACCACTGACACAAGACCAACTTTACTCAGTTTGCCTTTAGCCATCTCCCTCTATAGACTTCAGAGGAGTGTTGAGCGATGATCTCCAGGAACTAGTACTGGTCGTACCTCTCTTTATTGGGGCAGATCTCAGGTGAGCTGGGATTGGATGATGTCTCCGACCTCACTTCTTGGGACAGCGGGCAGATCTCTGCAGGCTTTTGGTCGCTGCggacaaaagaaacacattaatGATAACGCCATTGTGACGACTTCCTGGGCTCCCGCTACCTGtataaaaactcagaaaatgTTGGTGTCTGTGGTGTAACACAATCATGATAAATCCTAAACACTgacctgcgtgtgtgtttgtccgATGGGGTGTCTGTGCTGGAGTGGAGACGAGGGAAGAGGCCTGAGCGCCGTTTCACTGGGCTCTTCAGAGGAGACTTGGCTGACAACACGGGAGGCTGAAGATCACAGATTACAGAATTAGgtttctcctttttgttttaaatgttacaaactCTTAATAACCAATTCAgataaaataacttaaaaatgcattgtctttctgtatactgtataaGAGATAGGTCACAGAATtaacaaaaacttttttcctATTACCGTAACAGAGGTTTTGATGAACGTGATACAGCTTTAAGTTGGTAAAGAACAGGTAACAAGTTACGATCCCTCCTATCATTGAGTGACTATCCCTCTCTCTCGCCTTTATACCCTATTACTCACAGTGAAGGTGCTCTTTGTGCATTCGCTGGTGCTCTGCGGCAGTCCTCCTCCACTCACGCTGGCCGGGACCCCACCTCCGACTCCGGGGCTCCTGTGACGGTGGGACCCCACCATGGTCTCCATGGAGTGGCTCCTGACACGCATAGCTCtctggaggagggagaggaaaccAGAGAATGAGTGGGCGAGGGAGAAGATGGGCACAGAGGTAAGGGAAAGAAGCAGATGGGTAAAGGAAAAGTTGGTGACAAGGAGAGTGTACGTGGAAGGGCAGAAAGGGGAAAGTAAAATAAGCAAAATGGGTGTACAGAACAAAAGCGAGGTTTTATCAGTTTAAGTGCAGCATTAATTTTAATGTATGAATGAACGTTTAGGTTCATCAGTGCTAGTGCACAATACAACCACCAGATGAAGCCGTTCTCCAAAGAAAGAAGCCAAGTGAGTTGGCGTGGATGAATGAACATGTGTTGCACAAATCCTTATTATTCTAATGACTTTATATTCATTTAGTTCATTGATAACaagattcattaaaaaaaaattctagagTCCATAACAAATTggaataaaacattacattgtgttatatGTTATAGAACATTTTAATAGATATGCAGATACAGCATAATGCACTTATTGTCTTTGAAagtataaacacaaaaacatcatataaaaGAATGTTTATTAATTATGTGTTGAATTTACAGTAATGCAGACAGATAATACACAGTGACTGCCAGTGCAGCAATGAGAACAGCGCCCCCTGGGACTGACTGCAGAAAGTGCAAAGTAGCTGTCCATAATGCCTGTGAAGAGTAAGAGAACCGGATTGTCACATTAGTCTCACATTGATCTcacgcgcacacaaacacacagacggAAATACACATTTGAATGGTCCTATTAACATCACTTAGCCTTTAGTTGTGGACAAAGGAGCGTGAAGAGACAGTGAGTGACGAGAAAGAATAAGTTGGATGGCGAATGAGAGAAAACGGAGGAAAAGAATTAAGAAGCCCAAAGAGACCACTTTTCACAAGAACAGTTGTGTTTAcactcattttcacacacactcatgaatGCACGTgcctacacacccacacacactcggGAGAATAAGGTCAAAATCTTCGAGCATAgagaaaaagcagcagcaacaacgcCACCGATGGTACCTTAAGCAGGCCTTAAGTCATCTTGCAGACCTGTGACATTTACAGCAAGAAAGCCTCACACTCTTGTGCTGTAATGACGGCGATTAAATAAatgtcacagagctgaaagatCATTACATGGTGTCGCATATACTTTTTTTGGTCCAGGTTCATCGTCACCTTGAATGACTCTAGCAGACCCCCGTGTCCCCCGTTCTCCAGCTTGTCCTCCTCTCCCACCTGGCCCAGACCCAGcgtggcctggctctgtctgtgCAGCTCGTCGTGGAGGTTGTCCAGCAGCGCAGCTCGCGTTCGCCCCTGGAgacaattcacacacacacacacacacacaaaactcatgTAGGCAGCAAGCATCGGGATGGTGATTATGGCGCCGATTATGGACGGCGCTGAGCAGCCATTGAAGGCATGCTGTGGTGATTGAATGTGGTTGTGCGAACACCTGTCACCTCTAGTTTGGCGAATTTGTCGGATTTGTAGCAGGCGTTTTCGGCATTGATCAGCTTTGTCAGCAGGAAGTCTCGAAACTCAGGaccctggagagagagagagagagagagaagggcgGGGGGGGGCAGAGTTAGATGATGAACCAACAATTAGGAAAGGATAAGGTGACCATTATCAGCACTATCAGCATCATACAGATTACACTATGGCAGCAAACTGTGTCTGATCAAGAGTTTCAACCTAGGCTATCTGCTGCAACTCATGTCCCAATAAGTAACTGAATCTTCTACTGAGTCTTGAAGTCAGATTGTTTTTACAAGTCTTGTCAATGGAGTCCTGAGTCAAAACCAACAACCACCCAACTTCCAAGTGAAGTCCAAGTCctatattgtgtgtgtttcgAGTCTGAAACAAGTCACTATGTGAAATGTGACCAAATGTAATGGCATTTGTAAACAGATGAACAGttactacagtacattttaagaaacattgaatgatttttaaaatttgtaatcactttcaaataaagcaaaatgacCAGGTGTGTCTTGGCATGTTATTCTTGTGACACAGTTAGAATTGTTTGTAATTTCTGAGCCAAATGTTTTGCACGCTGAAGTCCGGTTTTTATTGAACACAGCATAGTCCAAGTGATAATCCAAGGTATCATCTTCTGCCAAATTCAGCTCCTTCTTGCCATGGGTTTGATTCAAAGTATTGCCAttgtcagaaaaataaagagtTGAAGTCTTGAGTCATTGGTGTCAAAAAGTCGAGACGCAAGTCATTTTGAATTTGTCAAGTCAAGGAGATCAGATTCATGACtcaagtttttatatttttcactgTGTTGATCTcagctctgtctctcacctTCCTAAAGACAGCTGGGTTAGGGAGTGGCGGTCCAAAAGGCGGCACATCCTCCCGCGCTGTAACAGACACCTGTTGACGTAAAACAAATAATAGTGGCACGTTATTAGCATGTATTTTAGGAGGGCTGAAACAATAAGTGATTCATCATGAAGTTTGTTGTGCTTATGCAGTTACTTATGTTTTCTGCCCAGCTGACAAGGGCCACTAGCAGTTTCAAACACTCTTTACAGCTTCTTTGGTTTACTcatttacagttattacagaGCACCCACGAGCCTGGTTTGTACCTTATATGTTGTGTGCTCTGTACAGGGGTTCTCAACCTGCACCAGCACGTAAGCATGCAGGAAGTTGGAGGCGATCATGTCTGGAACAAATGGTGTGGCATCTTCCTGGAAGACTGCGGCCACGATGTCATTTCCTATGTGCCTTTTCCTCTGGAGCTATAGAAGCAGTGGGGAAAAGATTTTTTAGTTGGTCAAGAGGTTTCATTGGTTTTGTGGTTGTGTAGCTCAAAGGACACTTTTAAAATAAGAGCACAATTTATTAGTTTTCTATGAAACATAAACCATTGAATGCGAAAGGATTAATTTGTTTCTTCACATCAAATAACTTGCAAATATTTGATTTAACATTTAGCCACAGCTTACATAATATCAATTTAGCAATGAGAACAGCTCAGCACATTGTCAATAACCACAACTGACCAGTTTAACATTGACATATTTGAGCCAAAGGATCCAGCTAAATCTATTGTGCCTTCAgtgtaacaataataaatccAGTATTAAAGTCTTGTACCTGCTGGACGTCTCCCTCAGTGAAGGGAAGTTTGGTTGACACATGGAACATAATCTCTCTCCGTCTGAAGACAGTGTAGACAGATTCAGTCCCCGTCTGTCCGTGGGACACATCCAGCCCACCGCGGAACCTGTCACATTATCAAAGCACACGTGTCATGTTCTCTGTGTGGCCTCCAGCCTTCAATAAGAAGATaagattatattttatgtattttaaatgtcagtttcaTCACATTGTGTGCTTAACTAGCTGCAAGACCACCCAAAAGTGTTAGCTACAATGTAAAGCCTCCCTAACAGTAAAAGTAACAAGTGTAACACAATAGAGCCTGCAAGACAATAAATATAGTATACAAACCTCTGATTACCTGTCCGTGTGGCACTTTCTTTTTTCGGATCTGTTTCACTAAGCAGTTTATCCCGACTGCACACTGAGGCCGAAACAGCAGGACAAATTGCTCCAAGGTTACAGTAATTAAACCCTGCTATTCTCCTTTATTACAGTGCACTTTAATGGCATCCTTCTTTTGATCCTTGTGGGCCTTTTTCTATGGTCTTTTGATAATTCTAAATCCTGTcttctttaatttcatttttattgcactttaCTCTGCTTATCTTGTCTTATTCAATCAATTTCTACTCTTACCCTTTAAAGTCCTGGAGTTCAATGTTGTCGCCCAGGATACTGAGAAACTCCTTGAAAGCTGGCGTCTCCTCATTGTTCCCAAACAACTCTTCCTCTGATgtctgagaggaagagacacGGAAATGGTAGTGGACAGAAAACAGGGCGAAAGATACAAAAGTGTATAAGATCACATGGTGTATGTGAGGTAAACTGTACACACTGACAAGATCAACATAACCGCTCACCTGTCCAAACTTCTGATAGACGACTCCAAATTTGAAGGTGTTGTTCACCTCGTGTTCATCATAAGCCACTATCAACTGGGATCCCtgtacataaacaaaaacaacaatttcttACCGTGGTTACTTATCTCAGTCAACTTGTTATGCACTTTCTTCTTGGTGTGGTAGTtaggaaaacatgttttccaaCATGTCTCCGGGGCAGTTTTATTGGGCCCTTGTTATGTAAGGCTGACATGCGACAAACTGTCACGGCCCTCAACGAGGGCAGTGATCTTGCTGCCTCTTGCTGCCTCTTGCAGACTGAGACacagatgggttttttttcctttcctgaGGCACAAGCTGAAAGCATGCTCCATCACACTCCTCAACGGGGTTcaaaggaggagaaacagatCCATCGTATCCATTTTAGGATGTTGTTGCCCTCTTgtatcatcataatcatcatcatcaataatgAATAGGGCAGATGTTAGAGAGGTAGGGGTATTATGAGGGTAAAATGTGATAAGTTGTGTgctatttttctgcttttttcggggggggggttaaaaatgttttaaaaaaatgctccAGGCCTTAAGCATGAAATATTTATGGATGTGCAGAATATGAATGAAAAGTTACTGATGAAGTTTATTATTGAATGTAGCATTAGCACTTTCAACCCTACAGTGCAACTTTGTCTCTCAGCAGAAGCAGacaaagactggaaaaggttACTCATGTCAGctttaatgaatacatttataaCTGGTGAGGTCAGACTGGATATTAATGGGGTCACAATGTGGGAGTTTAGGATAAACTCACCCGAGGGTACAGGACTGGGTTGAACTTCAGCCCTGTGGCATCGTCACACAgaagctgaaagaaaaaaagagacttgCTATATTTGACTGATATTTGAGAGAAATGTCATTATATATACTGGAAAGTATACCCACTTTAAGATACAAAAGGGAAAAGTAATTTCATGCTACTGAGTTTATGCACAAAAGCTTACTTACAAAATTAGTAGAATTTAATTTTTACAAATTTATTtagatgttaaaatgtattcCTTGCAATCAAATAAGCATAATAATTTGCTCAATGTACATCCTTGGTTTACCATCACATTTGCTTATGGAACATAATACCTTTTTATCACTGACTGGATCACTGAATGTCACATGTCAGGGTAAAAATGATCAAGTGCAAAATGGGACTCATGGATGACAATTACTGTTAGAAGTGTAAAGATGAAGCAAGCAGGTGCTTTTCTTCATTTAATGTGGTAATgatcttctgtttctcttttggaatcaaataatcaaaagtATGCTGGTTGCCAGAATCTCTGCAGCAGTGTTTATTAGGAGACGGGTCTCTCC of Siniperca chuatsi isolate FFG_IHB_CAS linkage group LG7, ASM2008510v1, whole genome shotgun sequence contains these proteins:
- the rap1gap2a gene encoding rap1 GTPase-activating protein 2a isoform X3, yielding MFTPACKGSAGEPRIDKSTLSALKARKQELLNISNIPVGECPPSPPRTAPPSMKSAEFFDMLERMQDDYIPYPRIEDVLEKGGPYPQVILPQFGGYWIEDVEAPAGTPSSSESSFCEEEDGGEGMSPGGGHSYRLECNSTARAYRKHFLGKEHMNYYCTGSSIGNLIMSLKHEEAEGQEFLCIMLRSRIKTVHDRISLAGINQLPSVPQIAKLLCDDATGLKFNPVLYPRGSQLIVAYDEHEVNNTFKFGVVYQKFGQTSEEELFGNNEETPAFKEFLSILGDNIELQDFKGFRGGLDVSHGQTGTESVYTVFRRREIMFHVSTKLPFTEGDVQQLQRKRHIGNDIVAAVFQEDATPFVPDMIASNFLHAYVLVQVENPCTEHTTYKVSVTAREDVPPFGPPLPNPAVFRKGPEFRDFLLTKLINAENACYKSDKFAKLEGRTRAALLDNLHDELHRQSQATLGLGQVGEEDKLENGGHGGLLESFKRAMRVRSHSMETMVGSHRHRSPGVGGGVPASVSGGGLPQSTSECTKSTFTPPVLSAKSPLKSPVKRRSGLFPRLHSSTDTPSDKHTRSDQKPAEICPLSQEVRSETSSNPSSPEICPNKERPFIKLKECSGGRPNISRSSSSTSSFSSTTGETEALEELETVSHPSIASSSAFSPALSVDSQGSGTPVIMCRSPTADGRSKTSPRSNLKFRFDKMSHSSTASE
- the rap1gap2a gene encoding rap1 GTPase-activating protein 2a isoform X1 produces the protein MFTPACKGSAGEPRIDKSTLSALKARKQELLNISNIPVGECPPSPPRTAPPSMKSAEFFDMLERMQVPKAEETKKWKDDYIPYPRIEDVLEKGGPYPQVILPQFGGYWIEDVEAPAGTPSSSESSFCEEEDGGEGMSPGGGHSYRLECNSTARAYRKHFLGKEHMNYYCTGSSIGNLIMSLKHEEAEGQEFLCIMLRSRIKTVHDRISLAGINQLPSVPQIAKLLCDDATGLKFNPVLYPRGSQLIVAYDEHEVNNTFKFGVVYQKFGQTSEEELFGNNEETPAFKEFLSILGDNIELQDFKGFRGGLDVSHGQTGTESVYTVFRRREIMFHVSTKLPFTEGDVQQLQRKRHIGNDIVAAVFQEDATPFVPDMIASNFLHAYVLVQVENPCTEHTTYKVSVTAREDVPPFGPPLPNPAVFRKGPEFRDFLLTKLINAENACYKSDKFAKLEGRTRAALLDNLHDELHRQSQATLGLGQVGEEDKLENGGHGGLLESFKRAMRVRSHSMETMVGSHRHRSPGVGGGVPASVSGGGLPQSTSECTKSTFTPPVLSAKSPLKSPVKRRSGLFPRLHSSTDTPSDKHTRSDQKPAEICPLSQEVRSETSSNPSSPEICPNKERPFIKLKECSGGRPNISRSSSSTSSFSSTTGETEALEELETVSHPSIASSSAFSPALSVDSQGSGTPVIMCRSPTADGRSKTSPRSNLKFRFDKMSHSSTASE
- the rap1gap2a gene encoding rap1 GTPase-activating protein 2a isoform X2, translated to MFTPACKGSAGEPRIDKSTLSALKARKQELLNISNIPVGECPPSPPRTAPPSMKSAEFFDMLERMQVPKAEETKKWKDDYIPYPRIEDVLEKGGPYPQVILPQFGGYWIEDVEAPAGTPSSSESSFCEEEDGGEGMSPGGGHSYRLECNSTARAYRKHFLGKEHMNYYCTGSSIGNLIMSLKHEEAEGQEFLCIMLRSRIKTVHDRISLAGINQLPSVPQIAKLLCDDATGLKFNPVLYPRGSQLIVAYDEHEVNNTFKFGVVYQKFGQTSEEELFGNNEETPAFKEFLSILGDNIELQDFKGFRGGLDVSHGQTGTESVYTVFRRREIMFHVSTKLPFTEGDVQQLQRKRHIGNDIVAAVFQEDATPFVPDMIASNFLHAYVLVQVENPCTEHTTYKVSVTAREDVPPFGPPLPNPAVFRKGPEFRDFLLTKLINAENACYKSDKFAKLEGRTRAALLDNLHDELHRQSQATLGLGQVGEEDKLENGGHGGLLESFKRAMRVRSHSMETMVGSHRHRSPGVGGGVPASVSGGGLPQSTSECTKSTFTPPVLSAKSPLKSPVKRRSGLFPRLHSSTDTPSDKHTRSDQKPAEICPLSQEVRSETSSNPSSPEICPNKERPFIKLKECSGGRPNISRSSSSTSSFSSTTGETEALEELETVSHPSIASSSAFSPALSVDSQGSGTPVIMCRSPTDGRSKTSPRSNLKFRFDKMSHSSTASE
- the rap1gap2a gene encoding rap1 GTPase-activating protein 2a isoform X5 is translated as MSQTGGRFHNKKAGIRAAVILIGLLHKSRKAKEKEREKEREKEESEGKQELLNISNIPVGECPPSPPRTAPPSMKSAEFFDMLERMQDDYIPYPRIEDVLEKGGPYPQVILPQFGGYWIEDVEAPAGTPSSSESSFCEEEDGGEGMSPGGGHSYRLECNSTARAYRKHFLGKEHMNYYCTGSSIGNLIMSLKHEEAEGQEFLCIMLRSRIKTVHDRISLAGINQLPSVPQIAKLLCDDATGLKFNPVLYPRGSQLIVAYDEHEVNNTFKFGVVYQKFGQTSEEELFGNNEETPAFKEFLSILGDNIELQDFKGFRGGLDVSHGQTGTESVYTVFRRREIMFHVSTKLPFTEGDVQQLQRKRHIGNDIVAAVFQEDATPFVPDMIASNFLHAYVLVQVENPCTEHTTYKVSVTAREDVPPFGPPLPNPAVFRKGPEFRDFLLTKLINAENACYKSDKFAKLEGRTRAALLDNLHDELHRQSQATLGLGQVGEEDKLENGGHGGLLESFKRAMRVRSHSMETMVGSHRHRSPGVGGGVPASVSGGGLPQSTSECTKSTFTPPVLSAKSPLKSPVKRRSGLFPRLHSSTDTPSDKHTRSDQKPAEICPLSQEVRSETSSNPSSPEICPNKERPFIKLKECSGGRPNISRSSSSTSSFSSTTGETEALEELETVSHPSIASSSAFSPALSVDSQGSGTPVIMCRSPTADGRSKTSPRSNLKFRFDKMSHSSTASE
- the rap1gap2a gene encoding rap1 GTPase-activating protein 2a isoform X6, whose protein sequence is MLKRRRSVSFGGFGWIDKSTLSALKARKQELLNISNIPVGECPPSPPRTAPPSMKSAEFFDMLERMQVPKAEETKKWKDDYIPYPRIEDVLEKGGPYPQVILPQFGGYWIEDVEAPAGTPSSSESSFCEEEDGGEGMSPGGGHSYRLECNSTARAYRKHFLGKEHMNYYCTGSSIGNLIMSLKHEEAEGQEFLCIMLRSRIKTVHDRISLAGINQLPSVPQIAKLLCDDATGLKFNPVLYPRGSQLIVAYDEHEVNNTFKFGVVYQKFGQTSEEELFGNNEETPAFKEFLSILGDNIELQDFKGFRGGLDVSHGQTGTESVYTVFRRREIMFHVSTKLPFTEGDVQQLQRKRHIGNDIVAAVFQEDATPFVPDMIASNFLHAYVLVQVENPCTEHTTYKVSVTAREDVPPFGPPLPNPAVFRKGPEFRDFLLTKLINAENACYKSDKFAKLEGRTRAALLDNLHDELHRQSQATLGLGQVGEEDKLENGGHGGLLESFKRAMRVRSHSMETMVGSHRHRSPGVGGGVPASVSGGGLPQSTSECTKSTFTPPVLSAKSPLKSPVKRRSGLFPRLHSSTDTPSDKHTRSDQKPAEICPLSQEVRSETSSNPSSPEICPNKERPFIKLKECSGGRPNISRSSSSTSSFSSTTGETEALEELETVSHPSIASSSAFSPALSVDSQGSGTPVIMCRSPTADGRSKTSPRSNLKFRFDKMSHSSTASE
- the rap1gap2a gene encoding rap1 GTPase-activating protein 2a isoform X7 — translated: MHCYTDVTNSAEFFDMLERMQDDYIPYPRIEDVLEKGGPYPQVILPQFGGYWIEDVEAPAGTPSSSESSFCEEEDGGEGMSPGGGHSYRLECNSTARAYRKHFLGKEHMNYYCTGSSIGNLIMSLKHEEAEGQEFLCIMLRSRIKTVHDRISLAGINQLPSVPQIAKLLCDDATGLKFNPVLYPRGSQLIVAYDEHEVNNTFKFGVVYQKFGQTSEEELFGNNEETPAFKEFLSILGDNIELQDFKGFRGGLDVSHGQTGTESVYTVFRRREIMFHVSTKLPFTEGDVQQLQRKRHIGNDIVAAVFQEDATPFVPDMIASNFLHAYVLVQVENPCTEHTTYKVSVTAREDVPPFGPPLPNPAVFRKGPEFRDFLLTKLINAENACYKSDKFAKLEGRTRAALLDNLHDELHRQSQATLGLGQVGEEDKLENGGHGGLLESFKRAMRVRSHSMETMVGSHRHRSPGVGGGVPASVSGGGLPQSTSECTKSTFTPPVLSAKSPLKSPVKRRSGLFPRLHSSTDTPSDKHTRSDQKPAEICPLSQEVRSETSSNPSSPEICPNKERPFIKLKECSGGRPNISRSSSSTSSFSSTTGETEALEELETVSHPSIASSSAFSPALSVDSQGSGTPVIMCRSPTADGRSKTSPRSNLKFRFDKMSHSSTASE